The DNA window gctgttttgaaaCTTGACAGATATCCCATTTACACCCCTGTTCCAATTCTACTTGAGACTGAGCTCAGaagtttctgttttcctgaacGGGGAAGGACAAACCACTTGGTTCTCACTGTCTCTCTTTATATTGTGTCCAAGGGTTTACTCACGACCAGTTGCCTTTAGTGAACATTGGCCGGACACTCCATGAGGAACCAAACATGTTGAGGGACTTGGAGAAGCAGTCGTTGTAGATGAGGCCCGTGTACGTGGAGAACAGCCCCATCAGCAGGATGATGTATCGACCACTGAACACCATGTTGAACATCTAGTGTAAAAACACAAAAGGAACAAAGGAAGtctattggggtcaccctttattgGGGTAACGTAGATCAGCTTAGCAGCCGTCAAGGAGGCAGAGACggctcaggctgcagtgggatcaGAAGGTTCACCCAAGACAGAAGGACTtgatttttagtaacagcttcacttttatctactcctgtatccaacatgccagcacactattggtcagtggttcacctcacatacatggAGAGATTCTACTGGctacaaggcatccacattaTACAGGGagctctctggtccttaaggatgcactCATTGATCCCCTCAGACCTTAAGAGGTCCACACACATACTGTCATCCCCACAGAAGTCCATGAGAACAGGGAAGGTCCCTCCTAAAGATAAACCAGGGAAATTGGTCTGCTGTAGGACAAACATTGGCCATATGGACTGAGAGCCCAAAGTCTCTTATTTCCCCTTGGCAGGGATTAATGGAGCAAGAGGGAGCACAGCAGCATAGAATCTGGTAACTAGGATAAACAGGCAGTGTGGCTGTCCACAGGGAACATGGGATTAGCTGGAGAGGATAAACTGCACTGCACAGCCTGATGcaacccccagctggcagcGGGAGGTTCCAACCAGGCAGCACAGACCCTGTCAGCCTCCTCCATGCACTGCCAGTGTACCTTAACTCTTGCTCAGCTCCTGTCAGCCCTGAGCAAGGAAAACCCACCTCGAGTAGCAAATAGGAAGAATCCTGGAGACAGGATATTACATGCACAGGAACTGGGAGTTTTGCAGTGACTGAAACCTATTATGAGCCAATTAAATTTGAGGTGATTTGTTTACACCACAGCTAATCTACTACTACTCTTCATAATTTCCTTCACACAAGTGAAAGGAATTATTTCCTATAAATATCTGAAAGAAAACCCAAGGGAACTCAATTTTATTATGGAATTACACTACTCAGTCTATGCTCCTCAGGCTTCCCAGCCTGTCTGTATGTTTCACAAattccaaaagagaaaaaattggcATTGTCAACTCAAGGGGAAAAGGATGCAAGTAAAacaagcagcagctctttgtTTGAAATGCAAAGCTCAGCAGGATCTGTCACTTCACCTCATTGTCACTCTTCTGGGACAGAATCCGGCTTTCCCTCACCACCATCCAGACAGCAATCAGAGTCATCAGGATTCCGTGGCCAAAATCCCCAAACATCACAGCAAACAGGAATGGGAAGGTGATGATGGTGTAGGGTGCTGTAAAGGAAGAGAGATGGGCACTGTGTGTGAGTCAGCCCAGAACTCAGGCAACTTAGCAATATAATTGTCCTGctttccctctgtttctgaAAGCTGTTGAGTCTCTACTAGAAAATACCACACAGGTCAGACAATACAAAGAAACATCGTGACTAAAAATTGAGACAGATGCCTTGGACTGTTCCCAGCCTGAATTTACCTGGATTTATTTCCCGATATGTCCCAATGCCGTAAGCATCAACAATGTTTTGAAAGCCAGAAGTAAACTTATTAGTTTTGTTGTATGTGGGTGGGGTCTGATTAGTCTGCATCCTGTTTAAAATAGACGGGACAGTGGATCCGCTGTGCTCCTGTTTGAAAAGACCAAAAGGAAGATCAGCAACCCCACCCCTGCAGCACCAGAGCACCAAGTCTGACACGGCTTTCCCGCTGGCATTTGGAAAACTGCAAGCTTGCATGTTTGCAGTGTGCTTGCAGAATGAGGaactggagcagctcagggggctgcCAGGATTCCACAGCTCTGCACTTTGTGTTGCAGGAGGAGAAGCACTTGGAGTAAGGGTGAACATTCTCTGCATACAATAGACAAGAAAACTCAGAAAGagctcaattttttttaaaacagcaagTGGAAGAACTTTAAGATACCCAACTCTCTTGTCTATCTGAGCGTAGGGTAAGCTTGCCAACATCTTGGAGAGCTCCTCTATCCAGACACCAGTATGACAAAGCACAGCCAGGGTAACTAAACGTACCAAAGGACTCACACAGCAGAAAATCCTCACCATTCCAGCATTCTCCAGAACTTAAAACTTTTACACAACGTATCTGTTATGACGTTTATGTGCAAGTCATGATTCCTGAACGTTGAATGATTTTCAGAGGCTCACAATTTGGAAGAAACAATGAATCCATGCAATGCTGTCACAGctggcaggcacagcagctACTCACAGTGCCCCTCCTGAGAGCAAACTGTATGGAATCGAGGTCAGCAACAGGACACCAGACTTCAGCAATCAAGCACTTCTGTGTCACGTCGATGTTGCACAGGTTCAGGGTGTGGTAAATCGCCTTCATCTTCCGCACTTTGATGAACCAGACACGGATGTTTTTAGCAGCTGCCTGCAAAACCCTCTGCCGATGATCCTCTGTTTGGTTCAGCACCTTTCAGAGAAGCAAGGAAAAGATGAGGCCCAATGGTTGACCAAAGCTCAAGGTGCACAGACATGACAAGCCTTACCCACAGAGGATGGACGATGAGCCCACTCCTCTACCCCATGCACAGGCTGCCCCATGCCTGCAGTCCATGCTGCAGTCCCCATGCTAATTAGTTCTGCTAAAAGGCTACACACTTTTTCCAGGGGTGCTTTCTGATTactttcctcctccagctccaaggTCACTGGTTGTTTCAAACAATGCACTGTGCCAAGATCACAGGGAACAGTTAAACCTCCACCCAGGTTAAAAGAGCAGAGAAGAGTTCTGCAAGTGAGGGGTTTGCTGCTTTGAGAAAACACAAATTACCCTGAAAACTTGTTTactgaagggaaaaggagaaagtgcTTCCTTCTGAGCGTGTTTTCCAACTGGAATACATCACACTCAGGCCAAGTCAGATTTCCAGAATGGAAAGTCTTAGACTGCAGGGAAAGTGAggacacagcacacacagctttgaATCCTCCAAGTTACATTGATTCTGAGTTCTTGTCTACTTTCAAACTGCTGAACAGCTGTGCTACACAACTCCCACCTTGAGACAGTTTCTGTACCAAGTAAGCAAGCCAAATTGaactctttccttttcatttctgatgTTGTCTTAATTTTTGCCTCAAATCTCTTAAATCTTCCTGCATTATCACATACAGCCTTTCTTCCTTGAAGACATCACCAGGTATTTCAGGGCTGGCACCCAGGTGACCTGGGTGCTGGTTACTTTTTACCAACACTCTGGCTGCTGCACAAAAGATTAGCTGTAAAGCAGAAGCTCTTCAGGACAGCACAACGTGAAAATACGAAGACatgcagaaaaaagaagagctaAGTTAATGTTAGCATTGTTATCTCAGCTTGGAAAGTGTTCAAATGTTATCAAAGTACTTGCAGATGAAACAGGCAATTACAGAACATGCTCTCTGAGCCTTAACACATGGGATCTCCTCACACATGCATGTTCCTCTTTGCTCCCTGGTATGGAGTTCCCTGTACTTACCTGCACAGAATGgactgctcagccctgcagaaagaTCAAACCACCCCATCCCAAACCCTGACACAGAAACAACTGAGCAGCCTCCAAACATCTCTCTTTCACTACTGAGCTGCTGGTCTCAAGCTCCCTGGAGCTGAAAACACAGTCATCTAATAGGGCCAAAAATCCTTCTGTTTTGATAAGACCCAAAGAAGCTTTCAACTATATTactaaagaaaaagagaaaggaagggcaTTGACCCCAGTTATTTTACCATCTGAAGATCATCGATTCTGGTATTGACACCAGAAGCCATTTCCTTCCGCTCCTGGGGTGTTTCTGGGCATGGGTAGAGGGAGGCCCGGAACCTGGAAGGCACAGAAGCACCTCAGTGACAGAGATGGAAAGAAGATAATCTGTCAAGGCTGAGCCTGAGTGCAGGAATAAAGCCAGAGGCACTTCAAGAGAATTTTCTGATCAGCAGagactgccagagctccaggctcTAAATCATGGGAGTGCAGAAGTTTGCTGCAGGCCAAACCAGAAGCCAtgctaaagaaaacagaagtgagaGAGAATCCTctgttccctgtgctcccagtgtgTCAGGGCTGTCACGAGGCTGATCAGCCAGTGCAGGGGAATGCTGTCATgccagtggagctgctgctaGAAGCACTCACTGTTGTCTCCCCTGTGAGAAAACCCCACTGACACAACACCAGGTCTGCCCCAGAGTTCAACCCTCCCTTGGGTTTGGCATTTCCTAGCACAGCAGTTGTGTACTTTGAGCATTACAGGCTGTGGACTGGTGAGTTTGGCTGTAAAATATGTTTCAGCTACTTAGGGCACATTTCATTTGCTGTCTAAGTAtgtgctcctgcagccacagtgAAATAAGTAGTTGAAAAGTTTAAGTTAGGTCAATATGTTTCAAATAGAGCTGCGCAGCTGTCAGACTTTCATACCCTTCACAGATCTTCTTGACTCTGTTCTTCAGCTGGTCACCTTGGAAGAAGATGATAAACACAGACTTGTGCACATAATCCCCCTAGAACAGAGGAAAGAGTTGTAGAAATTACCATGATAGTTAAATGCCAGagctctccctttcctcccGCTGAGTCTGTACATCAGAGCTCAGATCTGCACAGTGGGTCAAGAATGTATCTGAGTAACGCTGAAACAGTCACAAGGAGAGCAATTTTCTCAGCCTCAGTACAGAATAGCTGCACTGTACCTGTGTTTACTGAAGCAAAACGTCCCACATTATCCATTATCAATTCTATGCAATACAACGAAAGGGAAAACCTGGGAAGACCTCCAAAAATAATGGAGatgcaatgaaatatttatcagTACTTAGTGCAGTCAGCTCACCCACAGAATCAAGCCAAAAACTAAAGAGTGAATGACGATAAGGTGAAGGGGAGCTTAAGGACTCAGGGAGGCTGCTGGCACATTCCTTGAACAGCTGTGTCCGTGGGGACAGCCAGGGCCCCTTTCCTGCCTTTGTTGACAAGTTATTGTTCTACCTTACTTAGGAAATTTTAACATAATGTTTCAGGAATAATTACATTAGGTGTAACCTCGATTTAAGGAAGTTGTGCACAATAAGAACAAAGTCTCTCCTAGTAGACACATGATTCCACAGGTCAGCTACCAGTGGTCAGAGGGACAAGAGAACACATCAGCCTTATGTGAGAAAGAGAAGTGTTACTGGACCTCACCTCCTGGGCCTGTGTTCCAGGATAGTCCCCATAGAGCCTTTACTGGGTAAGAGTAAGGGTTCCCCAAGCTTGGGCCAGAGGACACTAGATGTTAAACCAGGCCCAATCACAAGGTTTACTATTTATGTCTGTACTAAAGCCAACAGTTCTCAGGTGAACGTTTAAATTACTAAGcagcaaattaagaaaaaaggacAGGCCCAAGTTCTGAGTAAATGAGCTTCAGATGTGACACACTGCTGAGGTCCCAAAGAGCCTCTTCCAAAGGAGGAGCTCTGCTCATTCCGAACTGCACACAGGAGCTGTTTGGGCCAGAGAAGTCACTAGGCCCTGCTGCAGTCTGTGTTTTGAGTTGTTTTCCCCCATTCAGCAGCATTCTCCATCCAGgctgttattttgttttaataaaacagGAAAGCCTTTGCTGCTGAAGCTCAGAGGCTGCAGTGGGTTCACTACCCAAACATTCACTGCACGGAGCTCACTGAGGGGCAGGGGCTTTGACCTACAGACCCCAGCTCTGAGATCCTGTCACACATCtgaggctcctgctgctgtacCCAACAGTCCCTTTTACCGTCACGGGGTCCTCCAGCGGGTTCTCGATCTCGGCCTGGCGCAGGAACACGTTCCCGCGGCACACGCGCCACAACATGCGCTCGAACGTGGGGATGCGCTCGCGGTTGATCACACCAGCCACGAACCTGCCAGGACACAGCACGGCTGCAAGGGCTGCACCCAAACCAGCCCAGAGCCCACACCCGGCACCCCACGGCAAAGGGCAGGGCAGCATCACACTGAGAGCTACAAAAATCTTGTTTTAACATTAGTTCTTTAAGCAAGATGGAAGGTTCTCCAAATAAATAGAGATAACATAAAACAAACCAACTGCACTATAGCACAGGCttgttttttaacagaattaaataatctttaaaaaaagtaaaaaatcattgcttataaaagaaacaaatgcattCAGATATTCAGTTTCTAGGCTCCATTTTCCAAGGGTTCTGGTACATTGGCTGCAAGGGTTAGAGCAACCACGGCCGCAGTGACTGTACCCCGGGCTTGCACTTGACCTCACCAGCACAAACACCCATGCCCAGATAAAGAATTACACACACAAGGAAGCCTGGAAGCAGTTGATAAAGAGGATATACAACTATGCAGTTATTTCAGAGCATTATGTGCTCACAGCAGTTACGACTTCCAACAAGGCTGTGAGAGCTCAGAATGTCTCAAAACCAACCAGATTTACACAGAACAAACTGGGAGAATTCACTGGTGCAGTGAGAAATGTGTGAAGCACAAACATGAACTGGGAAGTTAATGTGGGcaggacaggagcagagagcaaCAGCTGGTTTTAGATCAGCTTTCATCTGCTTGGGGTGGAAAGTTCCACAGCTGTGATCAAATCATTGCAGATTCCACAGGCTCATAATCCCTAATCCAGCAACCCCAGTGCCAGGTCAGAGCCCAGACTGCCATTACCCGAGTCGGAGTGGGGCACCTCTTCCCATCTCACTTGGCTCCAGCAGTGAAGAGGATTCCTCCAACAGGTCTGGATCCGCCATCTGCTGATGATGCAATTCAGCCTGAATTCACAAATCAATTAATATCTAATGAAACCAGTTAGTGGCATGCAGGGAATGAGGAGCCAGGAGATAGTTGGGGgtgacaaagaaagaaaagaagaaagaaaaggaaaagaaagaacaaacatAAGACAGCAAAAAGAGGAATGCGATGACAGAAAAGACAGCAAGAATCACACATGGAAGGAGAAAAACGAGAGGGAAAGTGGAATGGCTCAGCAGGGCTTTCATACAAGAAAGGTTTGAGGATTGTTGCAACAAAGGGGTTGGGGGACATACAAGTCTGAAGAAAGGcggaattaaaaaaaaaattcaagtctTAAGTGCAAGTGATGTTCCCAAGAACCATTTTTAATGGTACAAACCAGAGAAACACACTTGACTCTCATATTTCCCcagatataaaattaatttatcctTATTCACCATATGTCTCATCACCAGACACACCAGATGGGTTGCTTAGGGCAGGCTGGTGATGTGGTTCATCTCTTGGCCAGCCAGGCATCAGAACAGGACAGTTTTACACTGTCCTTCATTGCAACTCATTTGAATCCTAAAATTCTCAGGAATGCAGCTTTTAAGTCTCAGCAATTCAGGTGAAGGATGCTCAAATCACATCACTCTCATGTACCATCTTCACACTTGTTCAGCCCTGCCTCACTTAGTTCTACCTCTGCAGCTCACATAATTACAGTTCCTGAGCACAACCAGAGGGCCAAAGTCCACCCTCTGGGTACTCAGGAGGTCTTCCCCACAGAGCCATCAAGGGAACTTGCTAAAACACAGTGGAAAGCAGAGTTTGACCCAAGGACACGCCggatgcacacacagcacagccttgcAAAAGTCTGTGGCAAGTGCAGTGactcagctgcagcttctctgttTGGGCAAGAGTTGCATCAGTTTTAGTGAAAATCTCTCCAGCGCTTTACCTGTTTGTTAAATAAAAGTGTTTGCCACATTAAAGAGTTTTTGCAAGGCTGACACCAAATGCAGCTCAACTGCTTGCACACACACTTGCTGAAGCTCACCCACATTACACAAGGCAGGGAGCCCTTCCTTCAGCCTGGAAAGGCAACATCAGCTATTCCTGATTCTTTCAACTTTAAGGAAACTTGTTGCAACATCAAAAGCTGAATGAAAATTTTGCTTCATAGAGGACACAACCAAAATAAGAAAGTTTGgtaccccaaaacaaaacacacagaccAAACATCCTGGTGATTGTTTGGCATCTCGATTTCAGGACACTGAAGAACAGTAAGTTACAATTTTAAGAGGCTTGTATTGTATTTACAGTCATCAGATGCTGTCTGGTAATTTTTTGTGAGGTGCAGCACATTTTAGCAgatgaaacaagaaaaaggaaggacagCACATGTGACAACTTTGGATCCACCCCACCCAAGAGAATTTGTTATGTTTCATGTTGGCCCCCCCTGGGCTACTCGACCTTTATTCAGGACAAGTCCTGCTTAGAGGGGATGGAATTGCAAAACAAACCAGTTCAGAATAAATGTGGATTAGACCAGTTTTACTAAAATACTGAGACTATGTTGAAATTGAAGAACTATCCAGCTCCAATGCAGGAAAACAGGGTTCTGGGAAATCTACTTTGAATATGAGTTTTTGCCAGTACTGAATGAAATGTCAGAGTTATTGTGGAGTATTTTTTAACTACATCAGGTCATTCAGGATTGGAATCCCCCCCAGTATTTCCATGCCAGTAATCAAGAAGCAGAGCTTTTCCTGTTGAACCTTATTGATCCCCTGATCAGCACCCTTAATCTCAGAAAGGTTTATTTTCCCCACTGTTGATTCCAGTCCTGCCCTGTAACAGCTCTGGAGCCCAACACAACCTGATACAATTCAAGCCCCTTCCAGGTCACAAATAGCACAAAAAACAATCAATTTTCACAAGAACTTAAAAGGATTCATGTCACCATCTAACAATTAACCCAGAGCCAGACAGAAGTGACAGATGCAAAGCAAATAGAGAAAAGCAGATGGCAGAAGAGTCAGAGGGAGAAGAGGGGACTGCATGCCATTAACCGTTACTTTTCCAGTCTTCTTTTACGCTCACACTCAAGGCAAAGCTCTCAGAGAAATCTCTCCAGCTCATACTGTTCTTCATAAGCAAAGACAAGAAGACTGAGAAAAGGAGCATAATCATCAACATGGTGTGTTGGAACAAGAAATGGCTGCCTGGGCTGGAACgggaagaaaaagggaacattttgccaccctccctccccctgtGCTCAAACTCTGGAGAGCGACCACCAAGCATGAAGGAATTTGGAGAGCCAGCCATTTCTTGTGCAACTCATTACTGTGAATTACATAATCTTAATTACAAGTTATTGAAGTCTTCAAGTGTTGAAGGTGCAGTgcagtggcagcacagggaaagggagtgTTGGCCACTCTGGGATGGTGAGCAGAGGCACCCAGGGCTGCTCGGGGCTCTCACTGGGCTGTTTGCTGAGCACAGCGTGGACTGAGACAGCTTTACATTGTCCACACTCGTGTTTTTGGGCATCACCCATGAGCTGTTCAGTTTGCTttcacacagagcagcacatgcTATTTGGTGTATTTTGTTTCATCACTACACAACACAGTCATCAAAGAGGAGCAGAACATACCTAAGCTCTCTGTGGCCCGTCCATGTAAGGGTGAGATGAGCTCCCTTCTGTGGGTGACCTGACATGGACTGtttaggaaattaattttgtccTTTAAACTCAGTATGATCAAACTGCACttgaagaaaagcagagggCAGTTCTCACCAGAGGGGACAGTAATTaacaaggccaggttggatggggcttggagcaacctattctagtggaagttgtcccttcctgtggcagggggtggaagagggtgagctttaaggtcccacccaacccaaaccaggctGGGATTCATTCTCAATATAAATGTGCTCAGCAAAGTACTTGGTTTTACTTAATACTCAGGACAGGCAGTAGCACCTTAACACAGTAAAGTAATGGATCATCATATTAATAAAGTGTCCCTTGGACAAACAGGAAGTGAACATTCAACACTTGAAGATGAGGGTTTTTTGTACTGAGATCAACCCCACAACCCATCAACCCTCACACCAGCAGCACTCTCTGTGTCAGCACTGACTACACTGCTGGTGGCACAGGACCAACCTTGGTGCCTGAACAGGCAGCATCTTGTGCCAAAATATCAACCCCAAACCGTGAGATAAACAGCCTGAGTGTGCAGGGGCCCAACTCCTCCTGACAACAGTCCTTGGAAACACCAAGAGCCACTTCTGTTAAGAACTCTTTGATCAAATCCTGGTATCACAGGAAACAGGACATCTCTTTGGCAAAAACATACAGGAGCTCCCTGAGAAAACTGCCTAGACAAGGAAGGGTTGTGTCTTCTTCCAAGCAGAACTTACGTTGGTGCCATGAATGACATTGGGGAAGCTCCTCTCAGGCCCAGTGAGACCTGCCAGGTCCTGGCCCAGCTGTTATTGACAAAATGTCAAAGACTTTAAATGGCAGCTTTGCTCCTCAACTGGCCCCTGAAAGCTTCAGGGTTTGATCAAAGGCTCAATTCATTAATTAATCTACTACCTCAGTGTACTTTGTGTTCTGACCCTGATGAGTCTCCACGTAACACTCCAACGGCTGAAGAGAAGTTGGGCTCAGCCACAACCCCCCTGCACGTGCACCCAGAGATTCCTCCCAGCAGGGACAGTGCTCACTGCAGCTCCACATTCTGGGGTGTTGATGTGCTTTACAACTGCTCAGGTCTTAATCATTTTACACAATTCTTAAACAAACCATTGCTTTACCAGAATaaccccaaaccagcaccaAGGAGGTAAATCATGGGTGGCTGTGTGTTCtacatgaaaaatggaaaacaacttGAGAAGCTTTCTTAAACAAAGCATAAAATGACCCTGCTGCCAAAAGCCAGCAAAGAAAATATATCTGAGAATAAAAATGGTAATTTCTAAGAGAAGAACCAGCTCCCCAGGTGTTACCCCCCAGGTATTCTGACCTCATCAAAGAACTGCTGAGTTTTACGCAGTATAAATTTTAATTCTGTCAGCTCCAAGAAGTTTCTCTTCAGAGCCTCCTGGTTGGTGTTGATTTCTTTAAGCTCGTTTTCAATTTTCTCAAAGTTTGCCTGCAAGatgtgaaaaagagaaggaaaaggaacttCAAGCATAGCCATAAATAAGTGCTGTTCAGCCTCTGTGAACACACAGAAGCCAATGAGATCCTTCACACCTCCACCTAATTGTTATGGAATTGCAGGTGTGTCCCCAGAGTGCTGTGGCACAGACCCAGATCTGTCACATTCTTTTCAGGCAACTGCAGACTTCTCACACTCAGCCAGTCCTTTATGGGCTGGACTGATGCAGTTTCTTAAAATCATTAAAACCTTGATAAAACTTTATGACCCACCACCACAAATTGTGTAGTTCCAGCAGTTTTTGACTCACTTTGACAGTGAAATCCCTGTTAAGTACTCTCACTTCTGTTTGGATAAACACAGAAACCACAGAGCTCTGAGTCACACGGGTGGCAGTgtgagctggcagtgccacatgcagggacagctggggacagagcccatgcccctctgctgcccagtgctgtgggaaTCAACCACTGGGGACAGGACTCCCTGTTTCCATCCAGAGTCAAATACTAATTGACTCTTAGCACATCTTTACCTCCAGGTCAATCATGTCCCGTGGAAAAGGAACCTCTGGGTTTTCGCCGGTGTCCATGATTGGaatatttgcctttttaatCTCCTTCTCCACAAACCCTGTGCAAACATGAGCAAGTGTTACCTACAGACATTTCAGTGTCACCCCAGCCTGCACCTGGCCCCACACGTCCTTTCACCTCCAAGACCAAGACGACCTGATCTGGTCAGAGTTACCTTTTCAGGAGGTGAATCCCGTGCCCTCCCCgctctgcccccagcactgccctgcagctTCAGCCTGCCCTGAGTCGGCTCTGCAGCAAAACCTGCAGCGTcagagccccctcagcccccgcGGGAACCTACGGAGCTTGCGGTCCATCTCCTCACACCTCCGGACCTCATTGACGAATTTTCGGTGGAACACGTTCACGTCGGGGTTCAGCTGCGGGGAGAGAGGCGGGGCTCaggcccgcccggcccggggggTGCccgcgggggcgggcggggggcccGGCGGGCCGGGGGACACTCACGTCGCGGAACTGGACCTTGCCCAGCTCGCCCAGCTCGCTGACACAGCAATACGCGGCCTCGGACTGCAGGAACAGCTGGGCCAGGGTCATCTCCTCGCTGCGGAACAGCTCCCCCATGGcggcgccgctcccgccgcggcCTCTGCGGGGACGGCCGTGACAACCGGGGCGGGGAAGCGACCGGGGCCGCCACAACCCGGGGCGGGGCCCAAACgctcccgtcccgtcccgtcccgccgGCCCCGGTACCACCACCCCCGGCAGCCCCGTCGCCTGTACCCCCGTCCCCGGTACGAACTTCCCCTCCCCCGGTACCAGGCCCCGGTACCCCCGGTACCCATTGCCCCCGGTACCCTTCCCCCCGGTACCCCGGTACCCCCCGGTACCCCCCGTACCCTTCACCCCCCGGTACCCCCGTACCCTCCCCCCCGGTATCCCCGTACCCTTCCCCCCGGTACCCCCGTACCCTTCCCCCCGGTACCCCCGTACCCTTCCCCCCGGTACCCCCCGTACCCTTCACCCCCCGGTACCCCCGTACCCTTCACCCCCCGGTACCCCCGTACCCTTCACCCCCGGTACCCCCGTACCCTTCCCCCCGGTACCCGCCGCTCCGCCGCCTCCCGCTGACCCGCTCCGGCTCCCGGCCGTGACGTCACCGCAGCGCGCCCGCGGCGTCGTCACGCGCACGTCTCCTGGCGACGGCGCGAGAGCGCGCCCAGGAAGTGACGCAGAAATGCGGAGGGGGCGGAGCCGTGGGCGATGACGTCACGGACGGGGCAGTGACGCGCGGTGACGTTGTACAGATAATCACGGGTTAAACCAAAGGCTCATCATTCGAGCAATATGAGTAAAGCCGAACAAGTGAGACCATTACAAGGGAAGAGAAATTACAGTTCTGCCTAAGGAAGGATGTGGGACTAGAGAacattctgtgtgtgtgaaacGCGGGACTGGGAGTGTCACTGAGCAGCGCTGGGACAGGGGTGTGGGGCTGCCCGGAACCCACACACTGCCCTGGCCGGGCCTGGCACCACTGACAGGGGCTGTCCTCGGGATACGGCTCAgagccccctctgtgcccctccgagcccctctgagccccctctgtgcccctcagagccccctctgtgcccctctgagccccctctgagcccctctgagccccctctgagccccctctgtgcccctccgagccccctctgagccccctctgagcccctctgagccccctctgagccccctctgtgcccctccgagccccctctgagccccctctgagccccctctgtgccccctccgagccccctctgagccccctctgagccccctctgagcccctctgagccccctctgagccccctctgagcccctctgagccccctctgagcccctctgagccccctctgagcccactctgtgcccctctgagccccctctgagcc is part of the Pithys albifrons albifrons isolate INPA30051 chromosome 25, PitAlb_v1, whole genome shotgun sequence genome and encodes:
- the ATP6V0A1 gene encoding V-type proton ATPase 116 kDa subunit a 1 isoform X1, which translates into the protein MGELFRSEEMTLAQLFLQSEAAYCCVSELGELGKVQFRDLNPDVNVFHRKFVNEVRRCEEMDRKLRFVEKEIKKANIPIMDTGENPEVPFPRDMIDLEANFEKIENELKEINTNQEALKRNFLELTELKFILRKTQQFFDEAELHHQQMADPDLLEESSSLLEPSEMGRGAPLRLGFVAGVINRERIPTFERMLWRVCRGNVFLRQAEIENPLEDPVTGDYVHKSVFIIFFQGDQLKNRVKKICEGFRASLYPCPETPQERKEMASGVNTRIDDLQMVLNQTEDHRQRVLQAAAKNIRVWFIKVRKMKAIYHTLNLCNIDVTQKCLIAEVWCPVADLDSIQFALRRGTEHSGSTVPSILNRMQTNQTPPTYNKTNKFTSGFQNIVDAYGIGTYREINPAPYTIITFPFLFAVMFGDFGHGILMTLIAVWMVVRESRILSQKSDNEMFNMVFSGRYIILLMGLFSTYTGLIYNDCFSKSLNMFGSSWSVRPMFTKGNWSDALLETTPLLQLDPAIPGVFGGPYPFGIDPIWNIASNKLAFLNSFKMKMSVILGIFQMLFGVALSLLNHIYFKKPLNIYLGFIPEMIFMSSLFGYLVILIFYKWTAYDAHTSKEAPSLLIHFINMFLFSYEDTSNKMLYSGQKGLQCFLVVVALLCVPWMLVAKPLVLRQQYLRRKHLGTHNFGGIRVGNGPTEEDAEIIQHDQLSTHSEEGEEPTEDEVFDFGDTVVYQAIHTIEYCLGCISNTASYLRLWALSLAHAQLSEVLWTMVIHIGLSVRSLGGGLGLFFIFAAFATLTVAILLVMEGLSAFLHALRLHWIEFQNKFYTGTGFKFLPFSFDTIREGRFDD
- the ATP6V0A1 gene encoding V-type proton ATPase 116 kDa subunit a 1 isoform X3; the encoded protein is MGELFRSEEMTLAQLFLQSEAAYCCVSELGELGKVQFRDLNPDVNVFHRKFVNEVRRCEEMDRKLRFVEKEIKKANIPIMDTGENPEVPFPRDMIDLEANFEKIENELKEINTNQEALKRNFLELTELKFILRKTQQFFDEMADPDLLEESSSLLEPSEMGRGAPLRLGFVAGVINRERIPTFERMLWRVCRGNVFLRQAEIENPLEDPVTGDYVHKSVFIIFFQGDQLKNRVKKICEGFRASLYPCPETPQERKEMASGVNTRIDDLQMVLNQTEDHRQRVLQAAAKNIRVWFIKVRKMKAIYHTLNLCNIDVTQKCLIAEVWCPVADLDSIQFALRRGTEHSGSTVPSILNRMQTNQTPPTYNKTNKFTSGFQNIVDAYGIGTYREINPAPYTIITFPFLFAVMFGDFGHGILMTLIAVWMVVRESRILSQKSDNEMFNMVFSGRYIILLMGLFSTYTGLIYNDCFSKSLNMFGSSWSVRPMFTKGNWSDALLETTPLLQLDPAIPGVFGGPYPFGIDPIWNIASNKLAFLNSFKMKMSVILGIFQMLFGVALSLLNHIYFKKPLNIYLGFIPEMIFMSSLFGYLVILIFYKWTAYDAHTSKEAPSLLIHFINMFLFSYEDTSNKMLYSGQKGLQCFLVVVALLCVPWMLVAKPLVLRQQYLRRKHLGTHNFGGIRVGNGPTEEDAEIIQHDQLSTHSEEGEEPTEDEVFDFGDTVVYQAIHTIEYCLGCISNTASYLRLWALSLAHAQLSEVLWTMVIHIGLSVRSLGGGLGLFFIFAAFATLTVAILLVMEGLSAFLHALRLHWIEFQNKFYTGTGFKFLPFSFDTIREGRFDD